The Pectinophora gossypiella chromosome 15, ilPecGoss1.1, whole genome shotgun sequence genome has a window encoding:
- the LOC126373458 gene encoding general odorant-binding protein 19a-like: MKKLVLLLIVSVSLEFAVAMTRAQLKKTLTIMKNQCKDKMGIPESKIANIEKGDFKEDPDVKCYVACVYKTIQVIKNDKLNMEMVMKQVDILYPPDMKAAVKATIKQCIVVQDDYNEFCDRVFYAAKCLYEKDPPNFVFP; encoded by the exons GATAGTTTCAGTGTCGTTGGAATTTGCTGTGGCG ATGACAAGAGCTCAGCTAAAGAAGACATTGACCATTATGAAAAACCAATGCAAGGATAAAATGGGAATCCCTGAAA GCAAAATCGCAAACATAGAGAAAGGAGATTTCAAAGAAGACCCCGATGTCAAATGTTACGTGGCGTGTGTTTACAAGACTATACAAGTT ATTAAAAATGATAAGTTAAATATGGAGATGGTGATGAAGCAAGTCGACATTCTGTACCCACCAGATATGAAAGCAGCCGTCAAAGCTACTATAAAACAGTGCATAGTTGTTC aggACGATTATAATGAATTCTGTGACCGTGTGTTCTACGCTGCCAAATGTCTGTACGAGAAAGACCCACCGAATTTTGTTTTCCCttga